A region of Selenomonadales bacterium 4137-cl DNA encodes the following proteins:
- a CDS encoding phage tail fiber protein — translation MSDYNAQITYATDGSQTTFSFPFDYLRKTFIYCTSNGVALVYGTHYTVLDKEVEFASAPAAGTLRIQRRTSTDPLVSWADASVLRALDLTVFEVQCLHLAEETADAVKTDTADLAEEAAASAGAAASSASEAAASAGAAASSASEAAASAGAAASSASEAAASAGAAAAEVATAIANIKPPPGLTNYIASGRKFTVGADLNLSISAGVDSISGITVEREVGTIALHPRRAQLLYDTKAGTTGIIDATFPTADAGTVCRWDLSNWDGVSQIPSTAGANNLIPNGALTREVGWAGDYAIKGNGSSGYLVSANSTGFPTGNNPVELIIPTTYAKGNADYTLIGGYGVNSANGFYIYTAADNQIYIAAGGNIPTGFFPDETKYVFTLSHDGTTLRLRANGQVVYSAPATLNITATPLSIFRNGVLTGYYKGVIDYIELRNAPCTAAEIAAISNALLLPCRYYPSPAINEYTDICSVLPADAISLGFVRTGTTAPLESNGIDYKYGRREGAVGGNRRVFLGRVYASGTGTPVPFINPFGTRKFHPRFTWAADSEGTGECGVAAPYVYIIGDPNPDKIIVYCSATGWANVAFSWKTSGHIGCYAEVFD, via the coding sequence TTGTCGGATTATAATGCACAGATAACCTACGCAACGGATGGGTCCCAGACGACCTTTTCGTTCCCGTTCGATTATCTGCGAAAAACTTTCATATACTGCACCTCGAATGGTGTCGCGCTAGTCTATGGGACTCACTACACGGTCCTTGACAAAGAGGTGGAATTTGCCTCCGCGCCTGCTGCGGGAACGCTAAGGATACAACGAAGAACCTCGACGGACCCCCTTGTATCGTGGGCGGACGCTTCCGTGCTGCGCGCCCTCGACTTGACGGTGTTCGAGGTCCAATGCCTGCATCTAGCGGAGGAAACAGCAGATGCGGTGAAAACGGATACGGCCGACCTCGCAGAGGAGGCAGCAGCCTCTGCGGGGGCAGCAGCGTCCTCGGCCAGCGAAGCAGCAGCCTCTGCGGGGGCAGCAGCGTCCTCGGCCAGCGAAGCAGCAGCCTCTGCGGGGGCAGCAGCGTCCTCGGCCAGCGAAGCAGCAGCCTCTGCGGGGGCAGCAGCGGCTGAAGTGGCTACCGCCATTGCGAATATAAAGCCTCCGCCCGGCCTCACTAATTACATCGCTAGTGGCCGCAAATTTACCGTGGGTGCTGACCTCAACCTCTCGATCAGCGCCGGAGTAGATTCCATTAGTGGGATAACGGTCGAGCGTGAAGTTGGTACAATCGCCCTCCACCCCCGCCGCGCACAGCTTCTTTACGATACCAAGGCCGGGACAACCGGGATAATCGACGCTACTTTTCCTACTGCTGACGCGGGGACGGTCTGCCGATGGGATTTGTCAAACTGGGATGGCGTCAGTCAAATTCCATCAACGGCGGGCGCCAACAATCTTATTCCCAACGGTGCTTTGACGCGAGAAGTCGGGTGGGCTGGCGATTACGCCATAAAGGGTAATGGCAGTAGTGGGTATTTGGTCAGCGCCAACAGTACCGGATTTCCCACTGGCAATAACCCTGTTGAATTGATAATACCCACTACCTACGCCAAAGGAAACGCAGACTATACGCTAATTGGTGGGTATGGAGTCAACTCGGCGAATGGTTTTTATATTTATACCGCCGCTGACAACCAGATATATATAGCGGCTGGCGGTAATATTCCGACTGGATTTTTTCCCGACGAGACGAAATACGTTTTTACGTTATCCCATGACGGCACAACTCTGCGATTGAGAGCCAACGGCCAAGTAGTTTATTCCGCTCCAGCCACCCTTAACATTACTGCAACACCGTTAAGTATTTTTAGGAACGGAGTACTTACCGGCTATTATAAAGGGGTTATCGACTATATTGAACTCCGTAACGCTCCCTGTACCGCTGCCGAAATTGCCGCAATATCAAACGCGCTGTTACTCCCATGCCGGTATTACCCCAGCCCCGCCATAAACGAGTATACGGATATATGTTCCGTCCTTCCGGCTGACGCCATATCCCTTGGATTTGTTCGTACCGGCACAACTGCACCACTTGAATCCAATGGCATCGATTATAAATATGGCCGGCGCGAGGGGGCTGTGGGAGGCAATCGTAGAGTATTTTTGGGGAGAGTGTATGCGTCAGGAACCGGAACTCCTGTGCCGTTTATCAACCCATTCGGGACGCGGAAGTTTCACCCACGCTTCACGTGGGCAGCCGATTCCGAAGGTACAGGAGAGTGCGGTGTTGCGGCCCCTTACGTTTACATCATAGGCGACCCAAACCCTGATAAAATTATCGTCTATTGTAGCGCCACTGGCTGGGCGAACGTAGCCTTCTCATGGAAAACCTCGGGCCATATTGGTTGCTACGCGGAGGTGTTTGATTAA
- the terL gene encoding phage terminase large subunit has protein sequence MTRWTAEQIARAKKDFRVFVFIVWRSIGLPKPTEVQNDIANVLQNPPGDRIIIEGFRGVAKSFLTCALVVWLLWKNPLLKIMIVSASKEKADLNAAFIKKIIYTIDFLECLRLTDEDRRAGLRDTNNLFDVHGAVPDISPSVKSVGITGQLTGSRADVLISDDVEVPGNSGTQLQRDRLSELVKEYDAILKPGGRIIYLGTPQCEASLYVELQNRGYQTVIWPVEYPNDAKEREFYGDRLGPLLKKRYDADPEKWRGKPTDPLRFNEEEIEKRKLSYGRAGFALQFMLNTNLSDQDKFPLRVADFIVTDLDREETSVKWAWASGPQQRLTDVPSVALKGDFFYGPFDRSKEVTKYTGTMLYIDPSGRGKDETSYGISKFLNGFVFIMELGGFMDGYGEATLRSLATKAKFWGVNDVDIEPNFGDGMFTKLITPVFKEIGHPCNIQETKHSSKQKEAKIIDGLEPALSRHKIILAKSAILDDYEVYQRDPRYSLIYQMTRLSREKGALAHDDRIEALWGCVIHWLEYMDRDAQTGLEELLEEELEKWMDPSRGVFYIPEINPPQKIIKARNGVSLGNILEGAWRR, from the coding sequence ATGACCCGGTGGACAGCGGAGCAGATCGCGCGGGCTAAGAAGGACTTCAGGGTCTTCGTCTTCATCGTATGGCGCTCTATTGGCTTGCCTAAGCCGACTGAAGTGCAGAACGACATCGCGAATGTCCTTCAGAATCCTCCAGGGGACCGCATCATAATCGAGGGCTTCCGTGGGGTTGCCAAGAGCTTCCTTACATGCGCCCTCGTGGTGTGGCTCCTCTGGAAGAACCCGCTCCTCAAGATCATGATCGTCTCGGCCTCCAAGGAGAAGGCGGACCTCAATGCCGCTTTCATCAAGAAGATCATCTACACCATCGACTTCCTGGAGTGCCTTCGCCTGACCGACGAGGACCGCCGAGCGGGCCTGCGCGACACCAACAATCTTTTCGATGTCCACGGGGCCGTCCCGGACATCAGCCCTTCAGTGAAGAGTGTGGGCATCACCGGACAGCTCACAGGCAGCCGCGCGGATGTCCTCATCTCAGATGACGTGGAGGTCCCTGGCAACTCCGGGACCCAGCTCCAGCGGGACCGCCTGTCGGAACTTGTCAAAGAGTATGATGCCATCCTCAAGCCCGGCGGCCGGATCATCTACCTTGGGACGCCTCAGTGCGAGGCGAGCCTGTACGTGGAGCTTCAGAATCGCGGCTACCAGACCGTCATCTGGCCCGTGGAGTACCCGAACGATGCGAAGGAGCGCGAGTTCTATGGGGACCGCCTGGGGCCACTCCTCAAGAAACGCTACGATGCGGACCCTGAGAAGTGGAGAGGCAAGCCCACCGATCCGCTCCGGTTCAACGAAGAGGAGATCGAAAAGCGAAAGCTCTCCTACGGTCGCGCAGGCTTCGCCCTCCAGTTCATGCTTAACACGAACCTCAGCGACCAGGACAAATTCCCGCTTCGGGTTGCCGACTTCATCGTCACCGACCTCGACCGGGAGGAGACCTCCGTTAAGTGGGCCTGGGCCTCGGGTCCGCAGCAGCGCCTCACAGATGTCCCCAGCGTGGCCCTCAAGGGTGATTTCTTCTATGGTCCTTTCGACCGCTCGAAGGAAGTCACTAAGTACACCGGGACGATGCTCTATATAGACCCCAGCGGCCGGGGCAAGGATGAGACCTCTTATGGCATCTCCAAGTTCCTGAACGGCTTCGTCTTCATCATGGAGCTGGGAGGTTTCATGGACGGTTATGGGGAGGCCACGCTGCGCTCCCTCGCCACCAAGGCCAAATTCTGGGGTGTGAACGATGTTGACATCGAGCCAAATTTCGGTGATGGCATGTTCACGAAGCTCATCACTCCGGTGTTCAAGGAGATCGGGCATCCCTGCAATATCCAGGAGACCAAGCACAGCTCCAAGCAGAAAGAGGCGAAGATCATCGACGGGCTGGAACCTGCCCTCAGCCGTCACAAGATCATCCTCGCCAAATCGGCCATCCTCGACGACTATGAAGTGTACCAGCGCGACCCGCGCTACTCGCTGATCTACCAGATGACACGCCTCAGCCGGGAGAAGGGCGCTCTCGCCCACGATGACCGGATTGAGGCCCTTTGGGGCTGCGTGATCCACTGGCTTGAGTATATGGACAGGGACGCCCAGACCGGCCTTGAGGAACTCCTTGAGGAAGAGCTTGAGAAATGGATGGACCCGTCAAGAGGGGTCTTCTATATCCCCGAGATCAATCCACCCCAGAAGATCATCAAGGCCCGTAACGGGGTCAGCCTTGGGAATATCCTGGAGGGTGCCTGGCGGCGTTAG